The following are from one region of the Alicyclobacillus fastidiosus genome:
- the trxA gene encoding thioredoxin codes for MATQKVTDADFSTTVQSDKPVLVDFWATWCGPCRMMSPVLEEISDEYADKLTVAKLDVDENPTTTSQFGVMSIPTMLVFKNGEVVKQIVGYRPKSELEAELSDIIA; via the coding sequence TTGGCGACACAGAAAGTGACAGATGCGGATTTTTCCACGACAGTTCAATCCGACAAGCCCGTTTTGGTCGATTTTTGGGCAACTTGGTGTGGCCCGTGCCGGATGATGAGCCCCGTTCTCGAAGAGATTTCTGACGAATATGCAGATAAACTGACCGTCGCCAAATTGGATGTCGATGAAAATCCGACGACGACGTCTCAATTCGGCGTGATGAGCATTCCGACGATGTTGGTCTTCAAAAATGGGGAAGTCGTCAAGCAGATTGTCGGTTATCGTCCGAAATCGGAACTTGAAGCGGAACTGTCAGACATCATCGCTTAA
- a CDS encoding DNA-3-methyladenine glycosylase I, translating to MERCGWVNQDPLYLAYHDDEWGVPVHDDTKLFEFLLLEGAQAGLSWYTILKKREHYRMAFDGFDYERVALYDDAKVEQLLYEASGIVRNRLKVASAIRNANAFMRVRAEFGSFSAYLWGFVEERPVVNHWASLQDVPVSTELSDKISKDLKRRGFNFVGTTIVYSYLQAMGVVMDHVQSCFRYHDLSS from the coding sequence ATGGAGCGTTGCGGCTGGGTCAATCAAGATCCGCTTTATCTTGCGTATCACGACGACGAGTGGGGGGTACCGGTACACGACGATACCAAACTGTTCGAATTTTTACTGCTGGAAGGTGCACAGGCTGGGTTGAGCTGGTATACCATTTTGAAGAAACGCGAGCACTATCGGATGGCGTTTGACGGTTTCGATTACGAGCGGGTCGCGCTGTATGACGACGCAAAAGTCGAACAACTTCTCTATGAGGCGTCTGGAATTGTCCGGAACCGTCTAAAGGTGGCGTCGGCGATTCGAAACGCGAACGCGTTTATGCGGGTACGGGCAGAGTTCGGCTCGTTTTCAGCGTATCTTTGGGGTTTCGTCGAAGAAAGACCGGTAGTGAATCATTGGGCTAGTTTGCAGGATGTACCGGTGAGCACCGAACTTTCAGATAAAATCAGCAAGGATTTGAAGCGGCGCGGTTTTAACTTCGTCGGGACGACCATCGTCTATTCGTATCTGCAGGCGATGGGGGTCGTGATGGATCACGTCCAGTCGTGCTTTCGGTATCATGACTTGAGTTCATGA
- a CDS encoding M3 family oligoendopeptidase: MSTTHLNQTWDLDAIFPGGSESKAFRLHLDHLATDIDSFATAVAKLPEQDTKDVAQAILTMQDIAARVREAGAFVSCLNAQNVKDTEAKRLGGRLNALRAEYVKALTTLDDTLVHLPEDQYAKLLQEPDINQLRFVLAERKRRALDKLPAEKEALAAALSVDGYTAWSELYDTIVGRMTIPFEEGGQVTDLSVGQASNRLKMADRDGRERLFAKWEAAWADEAELFASTLNHLAGFRLNLYEARGWDSVLKEPLDINRMSPATLDAMWGVIADNKAPFVEFLKAKANLLGVDQPTWSDVEAPIGTATKTYTYEEARDFIVRHFRQFNPAMADFANMCFEQRWIEAEDRPGKRPGGFCTSFPVSAQTRIFVTFSGTASNVATLAHELGHAYHQHVMRGMPQLLTNYAMNVAETASTFAEMIVADASVKEARDAAEQLSLLEDKVGRSIAMFMNIHARFLFETRFYEARKQGLLDVRDLNQLMEEAQTEAFGGALSSFHPHFWASKLHFYITGTPFYNFPYTFGYLFSTGIYARAQQEGPSFAEKYVALLRDTASMQVEDLANKHLGVDLTKPDFWQSAVDLAASDARKFVELARA; this comes from the coding sequence ATGTCGACAACGCACCTGAATCAGACGTGGGACCTCGATGCCATCTTCCCAGGAGGAAGTGAGTCAAAGGCGTTTCGCCTTCATCTCGACCACTTGGCGACCGATATCGATTCCTTCGCGACCGCCGTTGCAAAGTTGCCAGAACAGGATACAAAGGACGTCGCACAAGCCATCCTTACCATGCAGGACATCGCCGCACGCGTGCGCGAGGCGGGCGCCTTCGTGTCCTGCCTGAATGCACAGAACGTCAAGGATACAGAGGCAAAACGGCTCGGCGGCCGCTTGAATGCGCTTCGCGCAGAATACGTCAAGGCGCTCACAACACTGGACGATACACTGGTTCATCTGCCGGAGGATCAATATGCTAAGCTGCTGCAAGAACCTGACATCAACCAGTTGCGATTCGTTCTCGCGGAGCGCAAACGCCGCGCGCTGGACAAACTTCCGGCGGAGAAGGAAGCGTTGGCGGCAGCGCTGTCGGTGGACGGTTACACTGCGTGGAGCGAGTTGTATGATACCATCGTAGGGCGCATGACGATTCCGTTCGAAGAAGGGGGCCAGGTCACAGACCTGTCCGTGGGCCAAGCCAGTAACCGACTGAAGATGGCTGACCGGGATGGACGTGAACGCCTTTTCGCGAAGTGGGAGGCGGCGTGGGCCGATGAGGCTGAACTATTCGCGAGTACCCTGAACCACCTGGCTGGATTTCGACTCAACCTATACGAAGCGCGCGGGTGGGATTCGGTTCTGAAAGAACCCCTCGATATCAATCGGATGTCGCCGGCCACACTCGATGCTATGTGGGGCGTGATCGCCGACAACAAGGCACCGTTCGTCGAGTTTCTCAAGGCAAAAGCAAATCTTCTTGGCGTGGACCAACCGACCTGGTCGGACGTCGAGGCGCCTATCGGCACGGCGACCAAGACGTATACATACGAGGAGGCCCGCGACTTTATCGTCCGGCACTTCCGCCAATTCAATCCGGCCATGGCCGACTTCGCGAACATGTGCTTTGAACAGCGTTGGATCGAAGCCGAAGACAGGCCTGGGAAGCGACCTGGGGGTTTTTGCACAAGTTTCCCAGTCAGTGCGCAAACGCGTATCTTCGTCACGTTCTCTGGCACAGCTTCCAACGTGGCCACGCTCGCACACGAGCTCGGACACGCGTATCACCAACACGTCATGCGTGGGATGCCGCAATTGCTCACGAACTATGCGATGAATGTCGCGGAGACCGCATCGACGTTTGCAGAGATGATCGTCGCCGACGCGTCCGTCAAAGAAGCGCGAGATGCCGCCGAGCAACTTTCCCTGCTCGAGGATAAGGTCGGTCGCAGCATTGCGATGTTTATGAACATACACGCTCGTTTTCTGTTTGAAACTCGCTTCTACGAGGCCCGCAAACAAGGGCTGCTCGACGTGCGAGATCTCAATCAATTGATGGAAGAGGCGCAAACAGAGGCGTTTGGCGGCGCTCTCTCGAGCTTCCATCCACACTTCTGGGCCTCCAAGCTCCACTTCTATATCACGGGGACGCCGTTCTACAACTTCCCTTACACATTTGGCTACTTGTTTAGCACTGGTATCTACGCTCGGGCGCAGCAAGAAGGCCCCTCGTTCGCGGAAAAATACGTCGCTCTCCTGCGCGATACAGCTTCGATGCAAGTCGAGGATCTTGCGAACAAACACCTTGGCGTCGACCTGACGAAACCGGACTTCTGGCAAAGTGCAGTCGATCTCGCCGCATCCGACGCCCGCAAGTTCGTCGAACTCGCGCGCGCGTAA
- a CDS encoding YjhG/YagF family D-xylonate dehydratase: MQADSISALLESSRDDLYDIPTAAKGPEGKLPLTPEMLKTWASGDLFGLTQSVGMGWEPSKVLGRHVLMLSTLGGVRDDEGAPIALGYHTGHWEIGLLLKAAAQEFRRLGAVPHAAYVSDPCDGRSQGTAGMFDSLPYRNDAAMVMRRLIRSLPTRKAVMGVATCDKGLPATMLALASLRELPGILVPGGVTLPAEDGEDAGKVQTIGARYAHGEISLEYASEVACKACATPGGGCQFLGTAATAQVVAEALGMALPHSALIPSGQPIWSELAVHSARALLRNLQLGFGVQDVLTDASLHNAMVLHAAFGGSTNLLLHIPAIAHAAKLHVPSVSDWQEINRSVPRLVSVLPNGPIPHPTVRAFLAGGVPEVMLHLRELGLLNTNVLTVTGHTLDDVLNWWAESERRYRVRKRLLEADGVDPDDVILDPDAACARGLTSTVTFPTGNLAPDGAVIKSTAIDPSVLDADGVYRHTGPAKVYTTERDAIAAIKAGDIQPGDVLVLIGRGPSGTGMEETYQLTSALKHLSFGKHVALVTDARFSGVSTGACIGHVGPEALAGGPVGKLRTGDLIQIVIDCKHLTGSVDFVGNASRRLTPEEGREILMARPPADGLAPDPDLPDDTRLWAALQSVSGGAWAGAVYDVDRIIEVIEAGKQALRGQTTDE; the protein is encoded by the coding sequence ATGCAAGCTGACAGCATATCTGCGCTACTTGAGTCGAGTCGAGACGATTTGTACGATATTCCGACGGCTGCAAAAGGGCCTGAGGGGAAGCTGCCGTTGACCCCCGAGATGCTCAAAACCTGGGCGAGTGGAGACCTGTTTGGTTTGACGCAAAGCGTTGGAATGGGCTGGGAGCCGAGTAAGGTGCTCGGTCGACACGTCCTGATGCTGAGTACGCTTGGCGGGGTGCGAGATGATGAAGGTGCTCCGATTGCGCTCGGGTACCACACTGGGCATTGGGAAATCGGGCTTTTGTTAAAAGCCGCTGCGCAGGAGTTTCGGAGATTGGGTGCAGTGCCGCACGCAGCGTATGTCAGTGACCCCTGCGACGGCCGTTCGCAAGGGACCGCGGGTATGTTTGACTCATTGCCTTACCGCAACGACGCCGCGATGGTGATGCGCAGGCTCATCCGCTCCTTGCCGACGCGCAAAGCTGTAATGGGCGTCGCGACGTGCGATAAGGGATTACCTGCGACGATGTTGGCTTTGGCTTCTCTACGAGAACTACCAGGAATTTTGGTCCCTGGCGGTGTGACGCTGCCAGCGGAAGACGGTGAGGACGCGGGCAAAGTACAGACCATCGGCGCCCGTTATGCACACGGTGAGATCAGTTTGGAGTATGCATCCGAAGTCGCGTGCAAAGCGTGTGCGACCCCGGGTGGCGGATGTCAATTTTTAGGTACGGCGGCGACAGCACAAGTCGTGGCAGAGGCCCTCGGAATGGCCTTGCCTCACTCCGCGCTGATCCCGTCCGGGCAACCGATCTGGAGCGAGTTGGCGGTGCACTCTGCGCGCGCGCTCCTTCGCAACTTGCAACTGGGATTCGGCGTACAGGACGTATTGACGGACGCGAGCTTGCACAACGCGATGGTGTTGCACGCGGCGTTCGGCGGATCGACGAACTTGTTGTTGCACATTCCGGCGATCGCACACGCCGCTAAACTGCACGTGCCAAGTGTTTCCGACTGGCAGGAAATCAACCGAAGCGTGCCAAGGCTGGTGAGTGTGCTCCCAAACGGCCCCATTCCACATCCCACCGTACGCGCGTTCCTCGCTGGGGGTGTGCCCGAGGTTATGCTGCACCTGCGCGAGTTGGGGCTTCTCAACACCAACGTCTTGACCGTGACCGGTCATACGCTCGACGACGTCTTGAATTGGTGGGCTGAATCGGAACGACGATACCGTGTGAGAAAGCGTTTACTCGAAGCGGACGGCGTGGATCCAGACGATGTGATTCTCGATCCGGATGCTGCTTGCGCACGTGGGCTCACGTCCACGGTGACGTTTCCAACGGGCAACCTGGCTCCGGACGGAGCGGTCATCAAGTCGACCGCGATCGACCCAAGTGTCTTGGATGCGGACGGCGTATACCGACATACGGGACCCGCGAAGGTGTATACGACAGAGCGAGATGCCATCGCGGCGATCAAGGCGGGGGATATTCAGCCAGGGGACGTACTGGTACTGATTGGACGTGGGCCGTCAGGCACGGGGATGGAGGAGACTTACCAGCTGACGTCTGCACTCAAGCATCTGTCCTTCGGAAAACACGTCGCGCTCGTTACGGATGCACGGTTCTCTGGCGTCTCGACGGGAGCGTGTATTGGTCACGTCGGGCCGGAAGCGTTGGCTGGGGGCCCCGTTGGGAAACTTCGGACCGGGGACCTCATTCAAATTGTCATCGACTGCAAGCATTTGACTGGATCTGTGGATTTTGTCGGAAATGCCAGCCGCCGGCTCACCCCGGAGGAGGGCCGGGAAATACTTATGGCGAGACCTCCAGCAGACGGCCTCGCACCGGACCCTGACTTGCCCGACGATACCCGCCTGTGGGCCGCGCTACAGTCTGTGAGCGGGGGCGCCTGGGCTGGAGCGGTGTACGACGTCGATCGGATCATCGAGGTCATCGAGGCGGGGAAGCAGGCGCTTCGCGGGCAAACCACAGATGAGTAA
- a CDS encoding GntR family transcriptional regulator, producing MIGSFHLKEGKKTLGEQAYESIREDILSVRLQPGQTIYESEFAQRLNMSRTPIREAVHTLLVEGLIEVLPQRGMKIALISEKKVEETRFVRESLEVSALRQVARDWDSDHREYQLLHRELRMSLEMQAHAAQSQNPAGFLQADEQFHRLLLAASGNDTLISIVSQMRGHLNRVRVLSLQEIQNIDTLIQEHEQLLAAICERDEAKTISILSTHLCRLSEDIPVVKNKYPSFFTD from the coding sequence ATGATCGGCAGTTTTCATTTGAAAGAGGGGAAAAAGACACTAGGCGAACAGGCTTATGAGTCCATCCGCGAGGATATTTTGTCGGTGCGCTTGCAGCCGGGACAGACGATTTACGAATCGGAGTTCGCACAGCGGCTGAATATGAGTCGCACGCCGATTCGCGAGGCGGTTCACACGCTGCTCGTCGAAGGTCTGATTGAAGTATTGCCCCAACGGGGCATGAAGATCGCGCTCATCTCCGAAAAGAAGGTGGAGGAGACGCGATTTGTCCGAGAGAGTCTCGAGGTCAGTGCGTTACGACAAGTGGCCCGGGATTGGGACAGCGATCATCGAGAATATCAACTTTTGCACCGAGAACTTCGCATGAGCTTGGAGATGCAGGCACATGCAGCACAAAGTCAAAATCCGGCGGGGTTCTTGCAAGCGGATGAACAATTTCACCGCCTTCTGCTCGCGGCCAGTGGCAATGACACCCTGATTTCCATCGTCTCGCAGATGAGGGGCCATTTGAATCGCGTTCGCGTGCTATCCCTGCAAGAGATTCAAAACATCGACACCCTGATTCAAGAGCATGAACAGTTGCTCGCTGCCATTTGTGAACGCGACGAGGCGAAAACCATTTCCATCTTGAGCACGCATCTATGCCGACTGAGTGAAGATATTCCGGTGGTAAAGAACAAATATCCATCGTTTTTTACCGATTGA